Proteins from a genomic interval of Zingiber officinale cultivar Zhangliang chromosome 2A, Zo_v1.1, whole genome shotgun sequence:
- the LOC122040067 gene encoding strigolactone esterase D14-like, which produces MKMADLIANVRLIGEGEPTVVLAHGYGIDQSAWDLLLPHLSRSHRLLLFDWNFAGAGSGIADADEHESVDTDEGGLDLSSWSSLSALAEAVVALMERLQVRGAILVGHSMSAMIGCIASTRNPRLFSHLVLLSASPRYLNSGDGYEGGFEISNVEQLLSHIKSDFHSWIDNFIPIAVGITDAAATMVDKLKASFRSMKPAIAYTVARTVFLCDLRDIVDKVETPTTIIQTSNDFVVPVAVGRYLQRRINKGKATLEIIDGDGHFPQLVAVPELLQILDRVLQHVV; this is translated from the exons ATGAAGATGGCCGATTTGATCGCTAACGTTCGGTTGATCGGTGAGGGGGAGCCGACGGTGGTGCTGGCGCACGGTTACGGCATCGACCAGTCGGCTTGGGACCTCCTTCTGCCTCACCTCTCCCGGAGCCACCGCCTCCTGCTCTTCGACTGGAACTTCGCCGGCGCCGGCTCCGGCATAGCCGACGCGGATGAACATGAAAGTGTAGATACTGATGAAGGCGGCCTGGACTTGTCGTCGTGGTCTTCGTTGTCGGCGTTGGCGGAGGCTGTGGTGGCGCTGATGGAGAGGTTGCAGGTGCGAGGGGCGATCTTGGTGGGGCACTCCATGTCAGCCATGATCGGTTGCATCGCTTCCACTCGAAATCCTCGCCTCTTCTCTCATCTCGTCCTCCTCTCCGCTTCGCCAAG ATATTTGAACAGCGGTGACGGCTATGAAGGTGGGTTTGAGATCAGCAATGTGGAGCAATTACTCTCCCACATCAAGTCTGACTTCCACTCATGGATCGATAACTTCATCCCCATCGCCGTTGGCATAACTGACGCAGCTGCCACAATGGTGGACAAGTTAAAGGCAAGCTTCAGGAGCATGAAGCCGGCGATTGCATACACCGTAGCGAGGACTGTTTTCCTGTGCGATTTGAGAGACATCGTCGACAAAGTGGAGACGCCGACGACCATCATCCAGACGAGCAATGACTTCGTGGTGCCAGTCGCCGTGGGGCGATACTTGCAAAGAAGGATCAACAAAGGGAAAGCGACGCTGGAGATCATCGACGGCGACGGTCACTTCCCGCAGCTCGTCGCGGTACCAGAGTTGCTCCAGATACTTGACAGAGTCCTCCAGCACGTTGTCTGA